Proteins encoded by one window of Lathyrus oleraceus cultivar Zhongwan6 chromosome 1, CAAS_Psat_ZW6_1.0, whole genome shotgun sequence:
- the LOC127095265 gene encoding uncharacterized protein LOC127095265, producing the protein MDLVCLSLNQIDVILGMNWLELNHVHINYFDKPVSFLEFDTSDELFMSTKQVDEFMRDDAEVFMILASMKTKSKATIGELFVVCDFPEVFSNDISDFPLKREVKFTIDLVPGTSLVSLTP; encoded by the coding sequence ATGGACTTAGTTTGTCTATCATTGAATCAAATTGATGTTATCCTTGGAATGAACTGGTTGGAGTTAAACCATGTTCATATCAACTATTTCGATAAGCCAGTGTCATTTCTAGAGTTTGATACAAGTGATGAGTTGTTTATGTCTACCAAGcaagtggatgagtttatgagggATGATGCTGAGGTTTTTATGATACTAGCTTCTATGAAGACTAAAAGTAAAGCTACAATTGGTGAGTTATttgtggtgtgtgattttcctgaagTGTTTTCAAATGATATTAGTGATTTCCCACTGAAGCGCGAGGTTAAGTTCACcatagacttagtacctggtactagtctTGTGTCGCTGACTCCTTAA